A single Venturia canescens isolate UGA chromosome 1, ASM1945775v1, whole genome shotgun sequence DNA region contains:
- the LOC122415461 gene encoding antichymotrypsin-2-like isoform X2, producing the protein MRLQWIASIVTFCVAMSSHAVPTVLQNAEAALPSIGESCSDRNFCEWLVLELASNFSSFYFQKRAEYKTIDVTTSPLSVFIPLSMLSYGARGETRAMFLDAIGLPENKTQMAKVGYAIFMNELAKYDVRIKTKIFVPSGVKLKPDFVDLCTKVFNSEIESVAVTDGSIDNNRIDEFFVAETNNNVKSLLKRQIARDPSIVLVNTVYFKGVWKTAFDSSLTQLRPFYLGNEYEKNVLTMATIGRFRHGRLDDFNADFIDLPYKSNGEGGAMSMFVILPDVSEDPTDWLYLIHKLRNMKLTRLLNSTEEELEVHLPKFKIETEQSLNSTLIDILNPDLSLTENHVNTRPDVNEMRVSFWSSFGGISPQKIEKYQNPETGDFSGISESLKQLNLGESMTKIVLEVDEKGEQAAESSGIFYKTAETTLADRKTRSVVQSPKQFKVNRPFYAMIVTKGEVLINIFSMFVPGTNFLRKGVYMTYLLVPWIQTTFYTLSSDGKKILVSTNL; encoded by the exons atgcgcTTAC AATGGATTGCCAGTATTGTGACATTTTGCGTGGCAATGAGCTCACATGCAGTTCCTACGGTACTTCAGAACGCAGAGGCGGCTCTTCCATCAATTGGTGAATCGTGTTCAGatcgaaatttttgtgaatgGCTCGTCCTGGAACTCGCAAGCAATTTCTCCTCCTTCTACTTTCAG AAACGGGCTGAGTACAAAACCATTGACGTAACTACTTCACCGTTAAGCGTTTTCATCCCTCTGTCAATGCTGTCTTATGGAGCTCGAGGCGAAACCAGAGCGATGTTCCTGGACGCGATTGGCCTTCCggaaaataaaactcaaatggCTAAAGTTGGTTATGCGATCTTCATGAACGAATTGGCG AAATACGATGttagaataaaaacaaaaatcttcgTTCCTTCCGGTGTCAAATTGAAACCAGATTTCGTCGATTTgtgcacaaaagttttcaattcGGAGATCGAGTCCGTTGCTGTCACTGATGGATCCATCGACAACAATCGAATCGACGAATTTTTCGTCGCTGAAACGAACAATAATGTGAAATCTTTGTTAAAACGAC AAATTGCTCGCGATCCGAGTATCGTTCTCGTCAACACGGTCTACTTCAAgggagtttggaagacagcgtTCGACAGCTCGCTCACTCAACTGCGTCCGTTCTATCTGGGTAacgagtatgaaaaaaatgtactgaCTATGGCCACGATTGGTCGTTTTCGGCACGGTCGACTCGATGATTTCAATGCAGATTTCATTGATCTTCCCTATAAG AGCAATGGAGAAGGCGGTGCGATGAGCATGTTCGTCATACTTCCAGACGTGAGTGAAGATCCTACGGACTGGTTGTATTTGATCCATAAACTTCGGAACATGAAGTTGACCAGGCTTCTCAACAGTACGGAGGAGGAACTCGAGGTCCATTTGCCGAAATTCAAAATCGAAACGGAGCAGTCCCTCAACAGCACGCTCATCGAC ATTTTGAATCCTGATTTATCTCTAACCGAAAACCACGTCAATACTCGTCCCGATGTCAATGAAATGCGCGTAAGTTTCTGGTCTTCCTTCGGTGGAATCAGTCCTCAAAAGATAGAGAAATATCAGAACCCTGAGACTGGCGATTTTTCCGGAATTTCCGAGTCCCTCAAACAGTTGAATCTCGGTGAATCCATGACGAAGATTGTCCTCGAAGTCGATGAGAAAGGCGAGCAAGCGGCTGAATCCAGTG gaatattttataaaactgCTGAAACTACACTTGCGGATCGAAAGACTCGATCGGTTGTACAAAGTCCCAAGCAGTTCAAGGTGAATCGCCCTTTTTATGCGATGATTGTGACCAAGGGGGAGGTTCTTATcaacatattttcaatgtttgtcCCTGGCAC aaatttcttacgaaaaggTGTGTACATGACATACCTTTTGGTTCCCTGGATCCAAACAACGTTTTATACTTTAAGCTCTGATGGTAAGAAAATATTGGTATCCACTAACTtatga
- the LOC122415461 gene encoding antichymotrypsin-2-like isoform X1, producing MRLQWIASIVTFCVAMSSHAVPTVLQNAEAALPSIGESCSDRNFCEWLVLELASNFSSFYFQKRAEYKTIDVTTSPLSVFIPLSMLSYGARGETRAMFLDAIGLPENKTQMAKVGYAIFMNELAKYDVRIKTKIFVPSGVKLKPDFVDLCTKVFNSEIESVAVTDGSIDNNRIDEFFVAETNNNVKSLLKRQEIARDPSIVLVNTVYFKGVWKTAFDSSLTQLRPFYLGNEYEKNVLTMATIGRFRHGRLDDFNADFIDLPYKSNGEGGAMSMFVILPDVSEDPTDWLYLIHKLRNMKLTRLLNSTEEELEVHLPKFKIETEQSLNSTLIDILNPDLSLTENHVNTRPDVNEMRVSFWSSFGGISPQKIEKYQNPETGDFSGISESLKQLNLGESMTKIVLEVDEKGEQAAESSGIFYKTAETTLADRKTRSVVQSPKQFKVNRPFYAMIVTKGEVLINIFSMFVPGTNFLRKGVYMTYLLVPWIQTTFYTLSSDGKKILVSTNL from the exons atgcgcTTAC AATGGATTGCCAGTATTGTGACATTTTGCGTGGCAATGAGCTCACATGCAGTTCCTACGGTACTTCAGAACGCAGAGGCGGCTCTTCCATCAATTGGTGAATCGTGTTCAGatcgaaatttttgtgaatgGCTCGTCCTGGAACTCGCAAGCAATTTCTCCTCCTTCTACTTTCAG AAACGGGCTGAGTACAAAACCATTGACGTAACTACTTCACCGTTAAGCGTTTTCATCCCTCTGTCAATGCTGTCTTATGGAGCTCGAGGCGAAACCAGAGCGATGTTCCTGGACGCGATTGGCCTTCCggaaaataaaactcaaatggCTAAAGTTGGTTATGCGATCTTCATGAACGAATTGGCG AAATACGATGttagaataaaaacaaaaatcttcgTTCCTTCCGGTGTCAAATTGAAACCAGATTTCGTCGATTTgtgcacaaaagttttcaattcGGAGATCGAGTCCGTTGCTGTCACTGATGGATCCATCGACAACAATCGAATCGACGAATTTTTCGTCGCTGAAACGAACAATAATGTGAAATCTTTGTTAAAACGAC AAGAAATTGCTCGCGATCCGAGTATCGTTCTCGTCAACACGGTCTACTTCAAgggagtttggaagacagcgtTCGACAGCTCGCTCACTCAACTGCGTCCGTTCTATCTGGGTAacgagtatgaaaaaaatgtactgaCTATGGCCACGATTGGTCGTTTTCGGCACGGTCGACTCGATGATTTCAATGCAGATTTCATTGATCTTCCCTATAAG AGCAATGGAGAAGGCGGTGCGATGAGCATGTTCGTCATACTTCCAGACGTGAGTGAAGATCCTACGGACTGGTTGTATTTGATCCATAAACTTCGGAACATGAAGTTGACCAGGCTTCTCAACAGTACGGAGGAGGAACTCGAGGTCCATTTGCCGAAATTCAAAATCGAAACGGAGCAGTCCCTCAACAGCACGCTCATCGAC ATTTTGAATCCTGATTTATCTCTAACCGAAAACCACGTCAATACTCGTCCCGATGTCAATGAAATGCGCGTAAGTTTCTGGTCTTCCTTCGGTGGAATCAGTCCTCAAAAGATAGAGAAATATCAGAACCCTGAGACTGGCGATTTTTCCGGAATTTCCGAGTCCCTCAAACAGTTGAATCTCGGTGAATCCATGACGAAGATTGTCCTCGAAGTCGATGAGAAAGGCGAGCAAGCGGCTGAATCCAGTG gaatattttataaaactgCTGAAACTACACTTGCGGATCGAAAGACTCGATCGGTTGTACAAAGTCCCAAGCAGTTCAAGGTGAATCGCCCTTTTTATGCGATGATTGTGACCAAGGGGGAGGTTCTTATcaacatattttcaatgtttgtcCCTGGCAC aaatttcttacgaaaaggTGTGTACATGACATACCTTTTGGTTCCCTGGATCCAAACAACGTTTTATACTTTAAGCTCTGATGGTAAGAAAATATTGGTATCCACTAACTtatga